CTCCACCGCACGTAGAGCATCGTAAAGGGGGGAATCGACGTCTGTCAGCATCCATCCTCCCTCACGCTTCGGGCTTGTGTCCTTCCTCGCTCACGCTTCGGGCTTGTGTCGTTCCTCGCTCACGCTTCGGGCTTGTATGCTGTTCGGCGACCTTTGAGACAGGCCCCTACTATCTCGTTCGCTCACGCCACGCACTTATTTTGCCGCGATGTCGAAGCACCACAGCATATCGAGATCGCGGATGTAAAGCCGGCCATTCGCGACGACCGGATACGCCCAAGCCTTGCCAGGGCCGCCTTCGGGCCTGTCGGGGGGCGTGAATCGGCCGCGTTCCTTGTAACCGTCGGGCGAGGCATCGACCAAGGCCACGTCGCCATTCTCGCCGTGCAGATAGAGCCGATGGTCGGCAGATAGGATCGACGCCGCCCCGATGCCGCGTTCCGACCAAACGATTTTTCCCGTCTTGAACTCGACGCACTCCAGCGCCTGGCTATTGGTGCCATAGAGATAATCGCCGACTTTCACCACGCCGCCGATGGCGGTGGGCAGCTTGGGCGAAAAATATTCCTGCGCGGCCTTGAGAGCTCCGGCGTCGGACTCGATCTTCACCAGCCCGCCGCCCCCCTTGCCCGTCGCGCTGTAGACGAAATTGCTCTCGGCCAGCGGAGTGGGAATATTGGCTGGGCTGCCCTTGGCGGTGTTGTCGTATCGCCACAGGAATTTGCCCGTTTTCGCATCGACGCCGACGACGCCTTTTCCAAGGAATTGAACATATTGCTTCACACCGCCGGCATCGCTGGCGACGATCGAAGAATAAGCCGCCTGATCGCCGCCGGGAATCGGGCATTTCCAGATCACGTCGCCGGTGTCTTTGTTGAGCGCGACGATCGTCGCTTCCGACCCGCCCGGAGTGCAAACGACTTTGTCGCCATCCACCAGCGGCGACTCGGCATAGGCCCAACGGCCCGGCTCGCCGCCGAAATCGGTGCGGAGATCTTTCTTCCATCGCACCTTGCCCGATGCCGCTTCGAGACAAACCAAATTGCCGTCGGAGCCGAGCGCAAAGAGCAATTCGCCATCGACCGTGGGCGTCGAACGGGCGCCGGGATATGAGGGCCGTTGTTTCGGATTGCCGACCTTGCCGATCGTCACCGACCAAATCGGGCTGCCGTCTTTGATGGCGCGTGCGGCGACGAATTCGTCGTCCAACCCCTTGTTACCGAGGAAATAGAGCCGATCACCAACGACCGATGGCGTCGAGAAGCCCGAGCCGGCGTCCTTGATCTGCCAGAGCAATTTGGGCCCATCCTTCGGCCATTCCTGCAACAGCCCGGTTTCCTGCGAAATGCCATCTCGCTGCGGCCCGCGCCATTGCGGCCAATCGGCGGCGACGGCGACCGTCGCCGCCAATGCCGCGCTGAGGGCGACCGAAACTGCGATCAACACAGCAATCGATGCGGCGGTACGGCGGAAGATCTTCATGGTCGGTCCTTTGAAAAAGGCGTGTGCCCGACAACGATTCGGTGTTGCCGGAGTAGACTGGTTAAGTTTAACGGTTATGCCGGTGGCCGGACCAGCCGTCGCATTTGAATTCGGCAGTCGGTGGTGGCTTGTAGGAGGGGCTAGCTCCCGACTTCGCCGATGATTTTTCACATAATCAGTTGTCAAAAATGTGAAAACGCATAAAATCAAGTAGGTGGAAGTGTTTGGCGCCGCTGAACGACGGTAAGCAGATGGCTACTAGCGAAACAATGCACCGCGTTACCGAACAATCCGATGCTGGGCTGATGGATTTGCTCCGCGAGGCAGGATCGCTGGGCGTCACTGATTTGGCCACGGCGATGCAAGTCACCGCGACGGCGATCCGCCAGCGATTGAGCCGGCTGATGGCTGAGGGGTTGATCGAACGGGAATTGAACAAGGCGGCCCGCGGTCGGCCGAGCCATCGCTATCGGCTGACGGAGAAAGCGATTCGCCAGTCGGGATCAAATTTTGCCGATCTGGCGATCGCGTTGTGGCAAGAAGTTCGCCAGATCAAGGATCCGGAAATTCGCACCGGGCTATTGCGGCGGATCGCGCGGGCCATGGCCGGCGCCTATGGCGGACAGGTTTCTGGCGAAACCACGAGCGAGCGAATGGAATCAGTGCGGCAGTTGTTGG
This DNA window, taken from Pirellulales bacterium, encodes the following:
- a CDS encoding ArsR family transcriptional regulator translates to MATSETMHRVTEQSDAGLMDLLREAGSLGVTDLATAMQVTATAIRQRLSRLMAEGLIERELNKAARGRPSHRYRLTEKAIRQSGSNFADLAIALWQEVRQIKDPEIRTGLLRRIARAMAGAYGGQVSGETTSERMESVRQLLAERKVPFAVDSSGPLPVLTALACPYPALAEQDRGICAVEKMLFSELLNAPVQLTECRLDGASTCCRFQTN
- a CDS encoding PQQ-binding-like beta-propeller repeat protein, whose protein sequence is MKIFRRTAASIAVLIAVSVALSAALAATVAVAADWPQWRGPQRDGISQETGLLQEWPKDGPKLLWQIKDAGSGFSTPSVVGDRLYFLGNKGLDDEFVAARAIKDGSPIWSVTIGKVGNPKQRPSYPGARSTPTVDGELLFALGSDGNLVCLEAASGKVRWKKDLRTDFGGEPGRWAYAESPLVDGDKVVCTPGGSEATIVALNKDTGDVIWKCPIPGGDQAAYSSIVASDAGGVKQYVQFLGKGVVGVDAKTGKFLWRYDNTAKGSPANIPTPLAESNFVYSATGKGGGGLVKIESDAGALKAAQEYFSPKLPTAIGGVVKVGDYLYGTNSQALECVEFKTGKIVWSERGIGAASILSADHRLYLHGENGDVALVDASPDGYKERGRFTPPDRPEGGPGKAWAYPVVANGRLYIRDLDMLWCFDIAAK